GCAAAATCATACACGAGGTGCGACGGTGCACATTTGGAATATCGATCTGGACCAGATGAGTCCACGTGGTTGGTTGTGAGTCTGCCAAGCTGTATGGACACAAAAACTTTGGATTTTCCTAGATTATGAAGGTCCAATCACTTGATAGTTAAATACTCAAAGCTTTACGTACGGTCAGCGATTCTGATTCCCTAGAAAATACATTTGCATATCACGGCCGTTTGCTTTTCATGATCCTCTTAAATCTTTATACGAACTACATTATTCTTATATTATTATGATTTCCACCCACGCAATCCAACAGGATTAGCTAGGGGATGCTCAATCGAGCGAGGAATATTTCATTCTGGCAAGATCCGAGCGCGCCATGGTGGCCCGGCACTGGCCCGTGGAAGCATCTCAGACATCAGTTTTCCATCCAGAATTGGGACTAAGGGGAGATTGTATATCAGATAACAGTTTTCGATCCAGAGTACAGAGTATACATAGAGAGGCGACATTCGAACCCGAAGCTTCTGTAATACCAGTGTACATTCCAAAAGCACGACTGATCATTCCTCGAAACTCATGAGAATCAATGAGCTGCAAGGGCGACGCCCACTTTCTCGGCCAGGCTCCTCGCGTATTGCTTCCTTGCCGGGTGTTCTTCCTGGGGGCGATTGAAGGCCGTCCACACCGGTTCACCGACAAACAGCCTCATCAACTGCGCATCAACGACATCATACAGCAATGAATCTCGATGCACTGTGTCAACTCCAAATGGTCTCACCCGAACATAGAACTAACGCATTTACAAGATCAAATCGCCACGGCGGACAAAGATTCCAATACCTTGATGTAGTTACTGGTGTCGAGAGTGAACCGGTGGTAGATTCCGGCAGGCAAAACAATGAGGTCGCCAGGTTTGATCCAGATCCTAATCCAGCGGTCCTCCTTGTCTCGGACGTCGAAGTATCCGCTCCCTTCCAAGCAGTAGCGTATCTCCTCATCCCCATGTATGTGCTCCGTGTAGAAGTTCTTAAGCTTCTGCTCGTAGTTGTCCACTTTCTCCGGGCACAAATCCAGCAGATCCTGAGAACATTCCAACAAAAGGGTATAGGCCTAAGGGTCGGTCTCCAATCGGCATCTTCGGAAGTAAAAGGTAACGCAACAACTTTCGGCAACGACAGGGAATGACTCCGCTGTTATACCGATTCATTCCTTATCTAAGTAAATCAATGCTCAAGTAGAAGGTTACCCCCAGCACATTATTTGGTCTGTCGTCTCCATCTACACTAAACTTAGTCTGCTTCTCATCACATCTGCACCTATACAAGTCGAATCTGCGGTCTCCCTCAGTTAATCCGCTGGAGCTTAATCTCTATTTACACCTTGCAATCCTCCTAAACAGCTCTATACTTCATTCTAAATCCAAGTTTCCAGCTCATGCTTTGATCCAGTCATCTAAGAGTCTCAGCTTCTAATCTAATTACCAGAAAAGTGTTATGATAAATTCAATCCTCATTACACATGCAAATTAAGATCACACGACTAACGCACCGAACAATCTCTCAAAGCGAGAAGGTATCTGCACATCAACTCACACCGCGGTGCAGCAACAAGTGGTGGAGGAGAAGCAAGCCAAATTGCGACcaagaattttccaaatttcaagacttgAAGATAGATTGAGATCGACATCACGTGCGAACAATGCAATCGGCTCTGCCATATTACGACGACTAAGGAACTGGTGCATCTAGAGATAATACTTTCACAGAATGCGAACTACAGGGGCTTCCTCAAACTCATTTACAAAGAGATCTCTCTCAAAGACTCATCAAGTATAAGAGCTAAAAATGAGTACGAACGTACCATGTAATTGTACCCTCTGGCCTCTCTGATCTTGCGCAGCTCCTCATCGTTCTCGTAGTCGCTGGGATTCAGCTTCCAGTACAGAACTCCCGCATCTGCCACGACCAAAGAAGCTCTCCGGCTCAATCACCCCATCAGCAACAACATCAATGAATTCGTAGGAAAGAATGAGGACCTGCCAAGTGGTCCAGGGAGACGAACTCAGGGGGCTGCGGTGGTGAGGGAGCCTCTGGTCTCCGTCGCTCTCGTCCATGAACCACGCCTGCTCCAGGATTTTTCCCAAGACCCCACGAGGGTTCAGTCCGAAACGAATTCGCCCCTAAATCCGAACACGAATTTGAGTATTCGAAGCTCACCTCGATCGCCATTGCTGAACTGGGAACCGGCTTCGAAGGATTCGCTCGCGAGCAGGGCCGCAGGAACACGAGGAAGGAGGTGCAACATGGACGTGGTTTTATAGGGAGGGACGAGGACGGGCCTCGCCCGTCGTGTGTGTTCCTCGACCTCTCCGAGAATAAAATCAACCTTAAGTCGTGTCCTCGCCTGCCACGTGTGTGCTTGGATTTTCACTAGTGTTTTGTGGATGGCAATTTCCTCAAGAGTAGATAAAATCTTTGGCCcaataataggaaaaaaaaaatctccattttGCTAGAAGAGTAGAGATTGAGCACCGGTCCGGTTCAATCCGGAAAGTGAACCGGGTCGGTTTTGCTTGATCAATTCGAGGCTAGTCCATACTTGGTCGGGTAGGTCCTTGGGTAATGAAACTAATCAGTTAGATATCAAGCTAGTTCTTAAAAGAATTCACTCAATTTtcggttccaaaaattggaagcTAACTCTAATAGGATAAGTTGCAAACCGGATTTGTTTTTTGAAACTTGCCTAGCCTAAAATTGATACTCCTAATAAAGATggcaaatattttcttaacTAATATAAAAGAGAGTAATGCTTAGGGGTCAGTTGACAAACCGGTGGATGGAAATCCACCCTGACCACCCCGCAAGAATTGTTAATCATGTTTTGGTTCTTCATTTCCGCttgaaccgaaccggaaccaccggaaaaacagggtggggaaccggtggttcttgagaGCTACTTCAAGGTATGATTTCTATATTGACTTTATGTCAAATACATGTAGTTCATAATTTTATATAATCTTAGATTGGTAATAAATTGACAGATCGGCGTAGGTGCTATGAATGGCACTCCGATTCCCAATTCCggtatttactttgtttatatagacatttgtgattatattatggctgaatatcacaacaaatttatatatatatatatatatatatatatatatcatgttgtaGGGAAATACTACGTGGTAGATTTCGGTTATGCAGAATTTCgggatttttaactccatttgAAATGAACGGTATCATCTCGAATATATAGAGGGAGTGGAGATGGCCAAGAACAGCAAAAGAGTTATTCAACTATAACCtaagaaatgtaattgagaggtcatttggggcattaaagaatcACTTAATCATTTTTGAGACATATGCCTCTGTGAATCCGCCCAACCGAACCGGATCCGATTATATTAagataatatatttaatttttaatattaaaaaaattgaaattactaattaataaaCCCAAATCAaacaactaaaaaaattaagtcaagATCGCGAATAAGCAGGGCTGTTAAGGTAATCTCCAGTCAAACCAAATGGAGAGATCCATAAGCTAAAAAGTCCAAAGTATATCTTGAGTCCTTGACAAAACGCGAGCAGTGAGTGGACAAAAAGCAAATATGCGAAGAAGTGGGGCtacaggaggaggaggagaagaatagGTCAAGCGAAAAACTAGCAATTTcgattgaaaaccaaaattgttttctaTTCTAGGTCAAGATCGGTTTAAACATGTTTATGATCCAtttcaagaacataatttttttatcggACGTGGATTCGGttagttttttttctatttctataaaAGAGAGATTAATGCTACAAGCACTAAAAACTAGTAATCTACAAGCACTAAAAACTTATCTAATTAAATCTTACTGAAAAAATGGGTACATGTGGTGGCACTTTGATGCTTGGCGGATGATTTCAAGGCAGACTCTCCATTCATTAAATAGGGAAGATCactaggatttcatatgtcatGAGTTATGTCTAGAGaatcaacaaaaataataaataagaaaagggGGGACCAATTTATAAATAAGGCAggatcaaataaaaaaacctgATTTTTTCTAGTCTCTGTTTTCAACTTTCAGCAAGTATCAagcaaatatatttattaaaagcaGAGTATAGTTGGGTCAAACATGAATTTACTTTGTAACATATGAATAAATCTGATGTGTAACTAATGAAATTAGCGAATATTGTCTAGAACACTAAACCAAAAGATCTCCACGGCATGGAGGAATCTTCATCGAAATTCTTCCATGTCTTTACAATTATTGTCATATTGTAAAAATCCGGGCACTAATTAAACTCAAatagcaatttaattattcaccaaaattggagcaaaacaaaggaaaaatataaagcTAGCCTATTTGCAGTCCTTAAATGGTTTCATATACGACCTTTTAAATCGAAAAATTtcgttatatatataattttttttctgaatgTTGGCGTATGTCTAATTCGTGGCTaccttgttcttttatttttattttttttcctttcactttatAAGGAACAAGccaaaaacaaatggaaaagaGCATAATGCACATTTGGGCTAATTTGCTCTACTTACTTAAGGAAAAAAAGGCTTAAGTTAAAACCACTTCAATCACAATATTTAGCGCCCATAATCTTGCGAAGACTAGCCTATAAGATTATTCACAAGAATCTTATGGGGGCAAAAGACTGGTCTTGCCGATGAACAAGCATCATCTATattaaattttccaataataaCCGCAAAATTTTAATCGCACAAGAATTCTATATCTTTGATTTTAATAAAAACACCAActccataatatatatataaccctAAAATCCTCAAACCTGGTACATCTCgcgacaaatttatcctaaactattttttttaccaccaaaaccccaaacctgatatacttgtgacaaatttaccttcatgttagttttcattaaattttactattaaattattaagttaaataacatgGGAAAATTAAcgggtataccaatttggaattttacgctccatttgtcacaatgatttttttgtgtggtattaatccaatttagtgaagggtatatttgtcacaaatttatcaatttgtagttttttgcggtcgaataaattagtttaagataaatttgccataaatatactagtttagggttttttatgatcggttagggtaaatttgtcatgtgtatcattttggagtttttcatggtcaaaaaaatagtttgagataaatttgtcacaagtgtaccgatttttggtttttcaggGTTTTAACCCTAATCTTTTTGTGGAGTTATGATAATAGCCTTGTAGACCTTGAGGGTAAacaattttccctttaaatGATTATGTTGCTAATAGCCTCTAGTTGTGTTTATGGAGTTATGGTAATAGCCTCGTAGACTTTGAGGGTAAACATGGTTTTCCCTTTAAATGATTGTGCTGCTAATAGCCTCTAGTTGCCAAACACTAGTAAAATAGCATCATGATTTGGGAAgagttataaaaaaatcacaaatataTTGCAATTGTGCTAGTTTAATAcatttagccaattttagcCGATCGACATTGGTGTAAACACCGACCATTCGGCTAAAGCTGTCATGGACAATTCTTAATAACATTTTACACCTTATgaacattttattaattttattaattttattttatttttacttttatttcttctttgtttttccctcACTAGTCAAGGAAAACAAggaaagaatgaagaaaataaaaatataaaaatattattaaaaattattcacgtgaTTCATTAGACAACCGTTGTCCATGTTAGTGCGGCCGGTCAAAATGGGCTAGATGGGCTGAATTAATGcaattacaaaatgtttataattgaactagcacaattataatagatttaagaatttttttgataattcacCCTCTTGATTTGATATTGAGTATCTTCTATAATCTTCTTAAGAACTTATAAACACTTCATGCATCATctaaattttgtattatttgaaTTGATAATTAATTTCTTCATGACTAACTCTCCTAGTAAAGCAAGTGTTGACACTTGAATTGAATCGGTTGCACTTTTCTCTGCTCGCAACTAATTTCCGCATTATTTCAACTTCACTTTAATccgaattcaatttttttcttttaaattccaACCACATCACAATAATTCCCCTATGCAAAACCTTAATTTCTCCTCCCCAATAATCACCTAATGAGAGACTAGACCGGTAAAGTGAGAGTAACATAGGATCCACCAATCATTCCAACTCACCCACCCTCAATGATCAATCCCAATCAACCAGATGCAGAAGTAGGCCCCCCTACGCCCTTGCCCTAatccaaacaataaaacaaaatcaccactcactctctctctctaatcttttGGTCTCTGTCTTTGACTTTGACTCCCGCATGCTcacacccaaaaaataaaaaataaaaaagagagagaaataaacaaataataaaaacccttcGAGCATATATCAACTGAAAATCAaaccatttctctctctctctctctctctctcgcagaaAGACACACGGGGATACACAGAGTCATCCAGTCTCCTCTTCCCTGAGAGTGAGAGAGACTTTTCAAAGCGCCCCACCAAGGCCCGTCATCACTTTCCCTCGCTTTGCTTCCTCAACACCGCAGCGATGGCCACGTTGCGCCGCGGCCGGGACCGCCAggcgccgcggcggcggcggccgaccGTCGCCGCCCTCGCCCTGCCCCTCGCCCTCgcgctcttcttcctcctcctcctcctcctcctcgcgccgGCGTCGGCCAGGCCTGTCGCCCGAGACAGCGTCCCGGTAATGCGCGAGGGACTCTCCGGCGGAAGAACAAGTGGGTCGTCGTCGGGGGCGGCCGCCGCGGCTCctcggaggcggaggcggctcGCGGGGCCCGGTTCGGCGCCGCCGTCGTGCAGATCGAGGTGCGGGGACTGCTCGCCTTGCCAGCCGGTTCACGTGCCGGTCCAGCCCGGTCTGGACACGCCGCCCGAGTACCATCCGGAGGCCTGGCGATGCAAGTGCGGGAACAAGCTGTTCATGCCCTGAAACAGAGACacccaaaaaaatggaaaaaagaagtgaagttttttatttatttcttattttatttttattttttggtgcaGTGTAGGGTAGTGTAAACTATCtggaatttataattaaatatatgtatCTTTTAGAATTTTGTGAGACGTTGATTTTTGGTCGGGACAGGGGAACATATTGGGAATGCAAAGATTTCCTCAGACGACACTTGTTTTTGTGCTTGCCTTCTTTTCACTTGCATTGATTCCTAGGAATTTTGctattttccttgtttatttaTTGCGGGTTTTCTCCGACTCGCATTAATGTCAGAAATTGCGCAGGGATGGCTTGAGACAAATTGTCTCTCGACCTTGCGCATTGTTAAATCCACCATGAAAGTCTGGAGCTGCATTCACAAGTGTCTCAATTTGTGATATTTATAGATAAgaatatgcaaaagaaaattgtataatttatgtatatttcATAATGAAAAGCACTATTTATAGGCTTTCACAAATTCATTATTTTAGGATATAAGATGTTATAATATTGATAATTACAATATTGATtataatcaattatgatcaatgGATGGTATATACAATTAATAAAGATGCACaattaaaagaataatgaaGAATCTCAAAGATATCTGTAacatttatgattgaatttataTACAGATCCATCCATCCCAACTCACTTCTTCTTGCACAAATTGGGACCCGCTTGTCGTCGGTGGGAATAGAATGATTGGAATAGGACATGAGGAATAAGAACCTAAAATCAAGAACTTGATTAGTAATTATCTTTCATCTCCGtgatattttttatggtgaaaataattaataattcacAAGTACTAAAATCAATAATTATACAAATACCGTTGTTCATatttaaatcttttttcttaCAAAAGTTACCAAAGCTAAGCCAAGCTAGTTATTCATCTTCATTTAATGAAGACGTCGTGATTTCCTAATTACAAAGATTGGTCGACAGAGTCGGGGGCAAAATGTCAAATTGAGAGCGACCTGTCTTGGGACCATGAACTGAATAAATGTTTCTTTGTCTATCCGGAATCTTTTTGGATAAACTTTTCATCATATATAAGGGATGACATACATATGAAAAAGAATGTAATGATAGAATTAAGAAGAGATGTTTCTTTTCATGTAATTATAAGCGGAATAAtatgaaagaaataattttctcaaCATAAGAAAATTACTAAGAAGCTTAATTAGATTaatgttgatacctaaattttttttggccaaaagccAGTTCCGCATATTTTTCATTTGGAACTAGTTATATTGTTTAGGCATTTAGAGTTTCCTAAAAGTTGGGACTAGATTTCTTGATATTTAATCCCAAAAGATTTATATATCGAACAAATATTATTATGTCATTAAAGAGACTTATTGGCAATTTTGAAGTATTATGCAATTAGACTTCTAAGGTTATTTAAAATCTTTGGTTACTCAGCTCTAATAGGCCTTGTGATATGTTGGATGGGGCTCTAATCTCTTTAAATCAATGATGAGAAGTCAaattgccataaaaaaaaaaagtctaagAGAACCCACGTAAAGTCTAAGTGTCACCTAGTGACCAAGTAGGTCATTTGCGCCTGGCTAACAATTCCTTATACCTTGTTGAATTTCATCTCTGAAGGGTCGtgacaaccaaataaaaaaaaaagaaatagcacTCAAATGATTCGCCAATATCCTCATGCATAAATCATTAACTCAAGTTGGAGACCACACTTTTGGTATATACGCATTCAAAATATATTCCCTCTTTCTTATCAAAATTGTCAAAGAATTCCTCTCTATCTCTCAAAATAAGCCTTATAACAGGTTAATGGGGGCTCTAATCTCACTTAATCGAGTTGTGGTTGGAAAAGTTTTGAAGAACCCATATGAAGTGTAAGCATCGTCTAGTGACTATATAAGTGATTTTCGCCAGCTTAATAGTCTCTTGTATCATTTCGAATTTTATCTCAGGAGGGCTGCAACAAGAAAAAGATATAGCACCTCGTCCTTTCGATAATTCAGTACTTCTGGTATCTATGCATTCAACATATTCCcttttcttatcaaaattgtCAATGAATttcccttccttctctctctctgagaacCGGATACTATGAATATGGAGGAGGAACATGGCGGATGGCGATGAGAGAGGGAACAGGATTTTGAGGGCCGTACATAATCGCAGGGGCAATGGAAACAGAGCATGTGAACCAAAAAGGTGGGGT
The nucleotide sequence above comes from Eucalyptus grandis isolate ANBG69807.140 chromosome 2, ASM1654582v1, whole genome shotgun sequence. Encoded proteins:
- the LOC104423771 gene encoding LOW QUALITY PROTEIN: 1,2-dihydroxy-3-keto-5-methylthiopentene dioxygenase 1 (The sequence of the model RefSeq protein was modified relative to this genomic sequence to represent the inferred CDS: inserted 1 base in 1 codon) — its product is MAIEAWFMDESDGDQRLPHHRSPXEFVSLDHLADAGVLYWKLNPSDYENDEELRKIREARGYNYMDLLDLCPEKVDNYEQKLKNFYTEHIHGDEEIRYCLEGSGYFDVRDKEDRWIRIWIKPGDLIVLPAGIYHRFTLDTSNYIKLMRLFVGEPVWTAFNRPQEEHPARKQYARSLAEKVGVALAAH
- the LOC104429045 gene encoding EPIDERMAL PATTERNING FACTOR-like protein 4, with protein sequence MATLRRGRDRQAPRRRRPTVAALALPLALALFFLLLLLLLAPASARPVARDSVPVMREGLSGGRTSGSSSGAAAAAPRRRRRLAGPGSAPPSCRSRCGDCSPCQPVHVPVQPGLDTPPEYHPEAWRCKCGNKLFMP